In Balaenoptera ricei isolate mBalRic1 chromosome 4, mBalRic1.hap2, whole genome shotgun sequence, the following are encoded in one genomic region:
- the ALG3 gene encoding dol-P-Man:Man(5)GlcNAc(2)-PP-Dol alpha-1,3-mannosyltransferase isoform X4 yields the protein MAAGLRKRGRAGPAARAVGLCGQWLRRAWQERRLLLLEPRYTLLVAACLCLAEVGITFWVIHRVAYTEIDWKAYMAEVEGVINGTYDYTQLRGDTGPLVYPAGFVYIFMGLYYATGRGTDIRMAQHIFAVLYLATLLLVFLIYHQTCKVPPFVFFFMCCASYRVHSIFVLRLFNDPVAMVLLFLSINLLLAQRWSWGCCCFSLAVSVKMNVLLFAPGLLFLLLTQFGLRGALPKLGICAVLQVVLGLPFLLENPVGYVSRSFDLGRQFLFRWTVNWRFLPEAIFLHRAFHLALLTVHLTLLLLFALCRWHRRKYPVTAEGSLQKEVSTPAPHTQPDCFCPLHLQLHWHLLQPLPSLPVLRLVFPHIALPPVGHACTLAHTPAQVAGAGAH from the exons atggcggcagGCCTGAGGAAGCGCGGCCGGGCAGGTCCCGCAGCTCGGGCGGTGGGACTGTGCGGGCAGTGGCTGCGGCGCGCCTGGCAAGAGCGGCGCCTACTGCTGCTGGAACCGCGCTACACGCTGCTGGTGGCCGCCTGCCTCTGCCTGGCGGAGGTGGGCATCACCTTCTGGGTCATTCACAGGGTGGCAT ATACAGAGATTGATTGGAAAGCCTACATGGCTGAGGTGGAGGGCGTCATCAACGGCACCTATGACTATACTCAACTGAGGGGTGACACTGGACCTCTTGT gTATCCAGCTGGCTTTGTGTACATCTTTATGGGGCTATACTATGCCACTGGCCGGGGCACTGACATCCGCATGGCCCAGCACATCTTCGCTGTGCTCTACCTGGCCACTTTGCTGCTTGTCTTCTTGATTTACCACCAGACCTGCAAG GTACCTCCCTTCGTCTTTTTCTTCATGTGCTGTGCCTCTTACCGTGTCCACTCCATCTTTGTGCTGCGGCTCTTCAATGACCCAGTGGCCATGGTGCTGCTCTTCCTCAGTATCAACCTCCTGCTGGCCCAGCGCTggagctggggctgctgctgtttCAG CCTGGCAGTCTCTGTGAAGATGAATGTGCTGCTCTTCGCCCCTGGGTTACTATTCCTTCTCCTCACGCAATTTGGCCTCCGTGGGGCCCTCCCCAAGCTGGGCATCTGTGCTGTCCTTCAG GTGGTGCTGGGGCTACCCTTCCTGCTGGAGAACCCCGTCGGCTACGTATCCCGCTCCTTTGACCTTGGCCGCCAGTTTCTCTTCCGCTGGACCGTGAACTGGCGCTTCCTCCCCGAGGCCATCTTCCTGCATCGTGCCTTCCACCTGGCACTTCTGACTGTCCACCTCACCCTGCTCTTGCTCTTTGCCCTCTGCAGGTGGCACAG GAGAAAGTATCCTGTCACTGCTGAAGGATCCCTCCAAAAGGAAGTTTCCACCCCAGCCCCTCACACCCAACCA GATTGTTTCTGCCCTCTTCACCTCCAACTTCATTGGCATCTGCTTCAGCCGCTCCCTTCACTACCAGTTCTACGTCTGGTATTTCCACACATTGCCCTACCTCCTGTGGGCCACGCCTGCACGCTGGCTCACACACCTGCTCAG GTTGCTGGTGCTGGGGCTCATTGA
- the ALG3 gene encoding dol-P-Man:Man(5)GlcNAc(2)-PP-Dol alpha-1,3-mannosyltransferase isoform X1 gives MAAGLRKRGRAGPAARAVGLCGQWLRRAWQERRLLLLEPRYTLLVAACLCLAEVGITFWVIHRVAYTEIDWKAYMAEVEGVINGTYDYTQLRGDTGPLVYPAGFVYIFMGLYYATGRGTDIRMAQHIFAVLYLATLLLVFLIYHQTCKVPPFVFFFMCCASYRVHSIFVLRLFNDPVAMVLLFLSINLLLAQRWSWGCCCFSLAVSVKMNVLLFAPGLLFLLLTQFGLRGALPKLGICAVLQVVLGLPFLLENPVGYVSRSFDLGRQFLFRWTVNWRFLPEAIFLHRAFHLALLTVHLTLLLLFALCRWHRLFLPSSPPTSLASASAAPFTTSSTSGISTHCPTSCGPRLHAGSHTCSGCWCWGSLSSPGTHTHPRPAALVPCTCAMLSSCCSSGWAPSLSPRPSSTARKPTEIHLFPSSLFSRPWMGMDCVPFPINFAKSTSVQPTWRCLDQAVRDRHAADKELIQTVLRGTLLHRI, from the exons atggcggcagGCCTGAGGAAGCGCGGCCGGGCAGGTCCCGCAGCTCGGGCGGTGGGACTGTGCGGGCAGTGGCTGCGGCGCGCCTGGCAAGAGCGGCGCCTACTGCTGCTGGAACCGCGCTACACGCTGCTGGTGGCCGCCTGCCTCTGCCTGGCGGAGGTGGGCATCACCTTCTGGGTCATTCACAGGGTGGCAT ATACAGAGATTGATTGGAAAGCCTACATGGCTGAGGTGGAGGGCGTCATCAACGGCACCTATGACTATACTCAACTGAGGGGTGACACTGGACCTCTTGT gTATCCAGCTGGCTTTGTGTACATCTTTATGGGGCTATACTATGCCACTGGCCGGGGCACTGACATCCGCATGGCCCAGCACATCTTCGCTGTGCTCTACCTGGCCACTTTGCTGCTTGTCTTCTTGATTTACCACCAGACCTGCAAG GTACCTCCCTTCGTCTTTTTCTTCATGTGCTGTGCCTCTTACCGTGTCCACTCCATCTTTGTGCTGCGGCTCTTCAATGACCCAGTGGCCATGGTGCTGCTCTTCCTCAGTATCAACCTCCTGCTGGCCCAGCGCTggagctggggctgctgctgtttCAG CCTGGCAGTCTCTGTGAAGATGAATGTGCTGCTCTTCGCCCCTGGGTTACTATTCCTTCTCCTCACGCAATTTGGCCTCCGTGGGGCCCTCCCCAAGCTGGGCATCTGTGCTGTCCTTCAG GTGGTGCTGGGGCTACCCTTCCTGCTGGAGAACCCCGTCGGCTACGTATCCCGCTCCTTTGACCTTGGCCGCCAGTTTCTCTTCCGCTGGACCGTGAACTGGCGCTTCCTCCCCGAGGCCATCTTCCTGCATCGTGCCTTCCACCTGGCACTTCTGACTGTCCACCTCACCCTGCTCTTGCTCTTTGCCCTCTGCAGGTGGCACAG ATTGTTTCTGCCCTCTTCACCTCCAACTTCATTGGCATCTGCTTCAGCCGCTCCCTTCACTACCAGTTCTACGTCTGGTATTTCCACACATTGCCCTACCTCCTGTGGGCCACGCCTGCACGCTGGCTCACACACCTGCTCAG GTTGCTGGTGCTGGGGCTCATTGAGCTCTCCTGGAACACATACCCATCCACGTCCTGCAGCTCTGGTGCCCTGCACATGTGCCATGCTGTCATCCTGCTGCAGCTCTGGCTGGGCCCCCAGCCTTTCCCCAAGACCATCCAGCACAGCAAGAAAGCCCACTGAGATCCATCTCTTCCCCTCCAGTCTATTCTCAAGACCCTGGATGGGGATGGACTGTGTGCCCTTCCCAATAAACTTTGCGAAGTCCACTTCTGTGCAGCCTACGTGGAGGTGCCTGGACCAAGCTGTGAGGGACAGGCACGCGGCAGATAAAGAACTCATTCAGACAGTCCTAAGAGGCACTTTATTGCATAGGATTTAG
- the ALG3 gene encoding dol-P-Man:Man(5)GlcNAc(2)-PP-Dol alpha-1,3-mannosyltransferase isoform X3 yields the protein MAAGLRKRGRAGPAARAVGLCGQWLRRAWQERRLLLLEPRYTLLVAACLCLAEVGITFWVIHRVAYTEIDWKAYMAEVEGVINGTYDYTQLRGDTGPLVYPAGFVYIFMGLYYATGRGTDIRMAQHIFAVLYLATLLLVFLIYHQTCKVPPFVFFFMCCASYRVHSIFVLRLFNDPVAMVLLFLSINLLLAQRWSWGCCCFSLAVSVKMNVLLFAPGLLFLLLTQFGLRGALPKLGICAVLQVVLGLPFLLENPVGYVSRSFDLGRQFLFRWTVNWRFLPEAIFLHRAFHLALLTVHLTLLLLFALCRWHRTGESILSLLKDPSKRKFPPQPLTPNQIVSALFTSNFIGICFSRSLHYQFYVWYFHTLPYLLWATPARWLTHLLRLLVLGLIELSWNTYPSTSCSSGALHMCHAVILLQLWLGPQPFPKTIQHSKKAH from the exons atggcggcagGCCTGAGGAAGCGCGGCCGGGCAGGTCCCGCAGCTCGGGCGGTGGGACTGTGCGGGCAGTGGCTGCGGCGCGCCTGGCAAGAGCGGCGCCTACTGCTGCTGGAACCGCGCTACACGCTGCTGGTGGCCGCCTGCCTCTGCCTGGCGGAGGTGGGCATCACCTTCTGGGTCATTCACAGGGTGGCAT ATACAGAGATTGATTGGAAAGCCTACATGGCTGAGGTGGAGGGCGTCATCAACGGCACCTATGACTATACTCAACTGAGGGGTGACACTGGACCTCTTGT gTATCCAGCTGGCTTTGTGTACATCTTTATGGGGCTATACTATGCCACTGGCCGGGGCACTGACATCCGCATGGCCCAGCACATCTTCGCTGTGCTCTACCTGGCCACTTTGCTGCTTGTCTTCTTGATTTACCACCAGACCTGCAAG GTACCTCCCTTCGTCTTTTTCTTCATGTGCTGTGCCTCTTACCGTGTCCACTCCATCTTTGTGCTGCGGCTCTTCAATGACCCAGTGGCCATGGTGCTGCTCTTCCTCAGTATCAACCTCCTGCTGGCCCAGCGCTggagctggggctgctgctgtttCAG CCTGGCAGTCTCTGTGAAGATGAATGTGCTGCTCTTCGCCCCTGGGTTACTATTCCTTCTCCTCACGCAATTTGGCCTCCGTGGGGCCCTCCCCAAGCTGGGCATCTGTGCTGTCCTTCAG GTGGTGCTGGGGCTACCCTTCCTGCTGGAGAACCCCGTCGGCTACGTATCCCGCTCCTTTGACCTTGGCCGCCAGTTTCTCTTCCGCTGGACCGTGAACTGGCGCTTCCTCCCCGAGGCCATCTTCCTGCATCGTGCCTTCCACCTGGCACTTCTGACTGTCCACCTCACCCTGCTCTTGCTCTTTGCCCTCTGCAGGTGGCACAG GACAGGAGAAAGTATCCTGTCACTGCTGAAGGATCCCTCCAAAAGGAAGTTTCCACCCCAGCCCCTCACACCCAACCA GATTGTTTCTGCCCTCTTCACCTCCAACTTCATTGGCATCTGCTTCAGCCGCTCCCTTCACTACCAGTTCTACGTCTGGTATTTCCACACATTGCCCTACCTCCTGTGGGCCACGCCTGCACGCTGGCTCACACACCTGCTCAG GTTGCTGGTGCTGGGGCTCATTGAGCTCTCCTGGAACACATACCCATCCACGTCCTGCAGCTCTGGTGCCCTGCACATGTGCCATGCTGTCATCCTGCTGCAGCTCTGGCTGGGCCCCCAGCCTTTCCCCAAGACCATCCAGCACAGCAAGAAAGCCCACTGA
- the EEF1AKMT4 gene encoding EEF1A lysine methyltransferase 4 isoform X2 — protein sequence MACPGAWAPLPELPEKNYEYREVQYWDQRYRGAADSPPYEWFGDFSSFRDLLEPELRPEDRILVLGCGNSALSYELFLGGFPDVTSVDYSSVVVAAMRDRYAHVPKLRWETMDVRALGFPSGSFDVVLEKGTLDALLTGEQDPWNVSSEGEPSTGPWGPVHLNDLCCPPLSDKTLRPSSLRLVLEACNLWQWFPLPFLPHAEGQRAQCGPAGPWGPDPLTS from the exons ATGGCCTGTCCAGGGGCCTGGGCGCCGCTGCCGGAGTTACCAGAGAAGAACTATGAGTACCGCGAGGTCCAGTACTGGGACCAGCGCTACCGGGGTGCTGCCGACTCTCCTCCCTACGAGTGGTTCGGGGACTTCTCTTCCTTCCGTGACCTCCTAGAGCCGGAGCTGAGGCCGGAGGACCGTATCCTCGTGCTAG GCTGTGGAAACAGTGCCCTGAGCTACGAACTAttccttgggggcttccctgatgtgACCAGTGTGGACTACTCATCAGTAGTGGTGGCTGCCATGCGGGATCGATATGCCCATGTGCCCAAGCTGCGCTGGGAGACCATGGACGTGCGGGCactgggcttccccagtggctccTTTGACGTGGTGCTCGAGAAGGGCACGCTGGATGCCCTGTTGACTGGAGAACAGGATCCCTGGAACGTGTCCTCTGAAG GTGAGCCGAGTACTGGTCCCTGGGGGCCAGTTCATCTCAATGACCTCTGCTGCCCCCCACTTTCGGACAAGACACTACGCCCAAGCTCGTTACGGCTGGTCCTTGAGGCATGCAACCTATGGCAATGGTTTCCACTTCCATTTCTACCTCATGCAGAAGGGCAAAGAGCTCAGTGTGGCCCAGCTGGCCCTTGGGGCCCAGATCCTCTCACCTCCTag
- the ALG3 gene encoding dol-P-Man:Man(5)GlcNAc(2)-PP-Dol alpha-1,3-mannosyltransferase isoform X2: MAAGLRKRGRAGPAARAVGLCGQWLRRAWQERRLLLLEPRYTLLVAACLCLAEVGITFWVIHRVAYTEIDWKAYMAEVEGVINGTYDYTQLRGDTGPLVYPAGFVYIFMGLYYATGRGTDIRMAQHIFAVLYLATLLLVFLIYHQTCKVPPFVFFFMCCASYRVHSIFVLRLFNDPVAMVLLFLSINLLLAQRWSWGCCCFSLAVSVKMNVLLFAPGLLFLLLTQFGLRGALPKLGICAVLQVVLGLPFLLENPVGYVSRSFDLGRQFLFRWTVNWRFLPEAIFLHRAFHLALLTVHLTLLLLFALCRWHRRKYPVTAEGSLQKEVSTPAPHTQPYPLNHGKIVSALFTSNFIGICFSRSLHYQFYVWYFHTLPYLLWATPARWLTHLLRLLVLGLIELSWNTYPSTSCSSGALHMCHAVILLQLWLGPQPFPKTIQHSKKAH; encoded by the exons atggcggcagGCCTGAGGAAGCGCGGCCGGGCAGGTCCCGCAGCTCGGGCGGTGGGACTGTGCGGGCAGTGGCTGCGGCGCGCCTGGCAAGAGCGGCGCCTACTGCTGCTGGAACCGCGCTACACGCTGCTGGTGGCCGCCTGCCTCTGCCTGGCGGAGGTGGGCATCACCTTCTGGGTCATTCACAGGGTGGCAT ATACAGAGATTGATTGGAAAGCCTACATGGCTGAGGTGGAGGGCGTCATCAACGGCACCTATGACTATACTCAACTGAGGGGTGACACTGGACCTCTTGT gTATCCAGCTGGCTTTGTGTACATCTTTATGGGGCTATACTATGCCACTGGCCGGGGCACTGACATCCGCATGGCCCAGCACATCTTCGCTGTGCTCTACCTGGCCACTTTGCTGCTTGTCTTCTTGATTTACCACCAGACCTGCAAG GTACCTCCCTTCGTCTTTTTCTTCATGTGCTGTGCCTCTTACCGTGTCCACTCCATCTTTGTGCTGCGGCTCTTCAATGACCCAGTGGCCATGGTGCTGCTCTTCCTCAGTATCAACCTCCTGCTGGCCCAGCGCTggagctggggctgctgctgtttCAG CCTGGCAGTCTCTGTGAAGATGAATGTGCTGCTCTTCGCCCCTGGGTTACTATTCCTTCTCCTCACGCAATTTGGCCTCCGTGGGGCCCTCCCCAAGCTGGGCATCTGTGCTGTCCTTCAG GTGGTGCTGGGGCTACCCTTCCTGCTGGAGAACCCCGTCGGCTACGTATCCCGCTCCTTTGACCTTGGCCGCCAGTTTCTCTTCCGCTGGACCGTGAACTGGCGCTTCCTCCCCGAGGCCATCTTCCTGCATCGTGCCTTCCACCTGGCACTTCTGACTGTCCACCTCACCCTGCTCTTGCTCTTTGCCCTCTGCAGGTGGCACAG GAGAAAGTATCCTGTCACTGCTGAAGGATCCCTCCAAAAGGAAGTTTCCACCCCAGCCCCTCACACCCAACCATATCCTTTAAATCATGGGAAG ATTGTTTCTGCCCTCTTCACCTCCAACTTCATTGGCATCTGCTTCAGCCGCTCCCTTCACTACCAGTTCTACGTCTGGTATTTCCACACATTGCCCTACCTCCTGTGGGCCACGCCTGCACGCTGGCTCACACACCTGCTCAG GTTGCTGGTGCTGGGGCTCATTGAGCTCTCCTGGAACACATACCCATCCACGTCCTGCAGCTCTGGTGCCCTGCACATGTGCCATGCTGTCATCCTGCTGCAGCTCTGGCTGGGCCCCCAGCCTTTCCCCAAGACCATCCAGCACAGCAAGAAAGCCCACTGA
- the EEF1AKMT4 gene encoding EEF1A lysine methyltransferase 4 isoform X1, with protein MACPGAWAPLPELPEKNYEYREVQYWDQRYRGAADSPPYEWFGDFSSFRDLLEPELRPEDRILVLGCGNSALSYELFLGGFPDVTSVDYSSVVVAAMRDRYAHVPKLRWETMDVRALGFPSGSFDVVLEKGTLDALLTGEQDPWNVSSEGIHTVDQVLSEVSRVLVPGGQFISMTSAAPHFRTRHYAQARYGWSLRHATYGNGFHFHFYLMQKGKELSVAQLALGAQILSPPRPPTPPCFLQDSDHEDFLSAIQL; from the exons ATGGCCTGTCCAGGGGCCTGGGCGCCGCTGCCGGAGTTACCAGAGAAGAACTATGAGTACCGCGAGGTCCAGTACTGGGACCAGCGCTACCGGGGTGCTGCCGACTCTCCTCCCTACGAGTGGTTCGGGGACTTCTCTTCCTTCCGTGACCTCCTAGAGCCGGAGCTGAGGCCGGAGGACCGTATCCTCGTGCTAG GCTGTGGAAACAGTGCCCTGAGCTACGAACTAttccttgggggcttccctgatgtgACCAGTGTGGACTACTCATCAGTAGTGGTGGCTGCCATGCGGGATCGATATGCCCATGTGCCCAAGCTGCGCTGGGAGACCATGGACGTGCGGGCactgggcttccccagtggctccTTTGACGTGGTGCTCGAGAAGGGCACGCTGGATGCCCTGTTGACTGGAGAACAGGATCCCTGGAACGTGTCCTCTGAAGGTATCCACACTGTGGACCAGGTGCTGAGTGAG GTGAGCCGAGTACTGGTCCCTGGGGGCCAGTTCATCTCAATGACCTCTGCTGCCCCCCACTTTCGGACAAGACACTACGCCCAAGCTCGTTACGGCTGGTCCTTGAGGCATGCAACCTATGGCAATGGTTTCCACTTCCATTTCTACCTCATGCAGAAGGGCAAAGAGCTCAGTGTGGCCCAGCTGGCCCTTGGGGCCCAGATCCTCTCACCTCCTagacctcccaccccaccctgcttcctCCAGGACTCAGATCATGAGGACTTCCTCAGTGCCATTCAGCTGTGA